A region from the Sulfitobacter sp. D7 genome encodes:
- a CDS encoding CopD family protein yields MSGWFPVLITLFKGVHIAALILWCAGLLALPLMLSRHDPAGTAAEYSRIRRATHTTYAILVTPAAVVAVVAGTWLIFFREAFVPWLYAKLLFVAALAAAHAWIGHLVVQVAEKPEKHRLPRSYLPITAVGLPVIAILMLVLGKPDLWDFPLPGWLLEPRGGQLPFDVPKR; encoded by the coding sequence GTGAGCGGCTGGTTCCCGGTTCTCATCACGCTCTTCAAAGGCGTGCATATCGCCGCGCTCATCCTGTGGTGCGCCGGGCTGCTCGCCCTGCCCTTGATGCTGTCGCGCCATGATCCCGCTGGCACGGCGGCAGAATACAGTCGCATCCGCCGCGCCACTCATACGACCTATGCCATCCTCGTCACCCCCGCTGCCGTCGTGGCGGTGGTGGCAGGCACATGGCTGATCTTCTTTCGCGAGGCTTTCGTCCCTTGGCTCTATGCCAAGCTGCTGTTTGTCGCGGCGCTTGCCGCCGCCCATGCTTGGATTGGGCATCTGGTGGTGCAGGTGGCCGAGAAGCCAGAGAAACACCGCCTGCCCCGATCCTATCTGCCGATCACTGCCGTCGGCCTCCCCGTCATCGCGATCCTCATGCTGGTTTTAGGCAAGCCCGACCTCTGGGACTTCCCCCTGCCCGGCTGGCTGCTTGAACCGCGGGGCGGTCAATTGCCCTTCGACGTGCCCAAACGATAA
- a CDS encoding c-type cytochrome — translation MKRLALITALCGASLVPAEAQELASSEVERGRYLTQAGDCKACHTDIDNDGIPFAGGRALKTPFGTIYSANLTPDDETGLGRWSREDFYNALNEGIDDEGRHLYPAMPYPYFTLMTRQQTDAIFAYLQSLEPVHVEEEENDLPFPLNIRMSVSGWKLLFFEDEEFVTDPDRSEAWNRGRFLVDGPLHCGGCHTGKNILGASKDDEYLRGGTLENWFAPNIRGGENGGIAHWSEDDIFEFLKYGRAKHTAPMQRMGEVVSISTQFLEGKDLRSVATYLKTLDDTARASEEAPETARMEAGEGLYFDNCAACHVADASGVPYFFAPLSTSNKLHAKDPSTAIRVILGGARAQPTETIPSMLAMPPFAWKLTDAQIADLLTYLRNTGDRQSGAVSAEAVAEMREYLAEEY, via the coding sequence ATGAAGCGGCTGGCCCTGATCACCGCCCTCTGCGGCGCGAGCCTTGTCCCGGCTGAGGCGCAGGAGCTTGCCTCCTCCGAAGTGGAGCGGGGCCGCTACCTGACGCAGGCGGGCGACTGCAAAGCCTGCCACACGGATATCGACAACGACGGCATTCCCTTTGCCGGGGGCAGGGCGCTGAAGACGCCCTTCGGCACGATCTATTCCGCCAACCTCACCCCGGATGACGAGACCGGGCTGGGCCGCTGGTCGCGCGAGGATTTCTACAATGCGTTGAACGAGGGGATCGACGACGAGGGGCGGCACCTCTACCCCGCGATGCCCTATCCCTATTTCACCCTGATGACCCGGCAGCAGACCGATGCGATCTTTGCCTATCTGCAATCGCTCGAACCGGTGCATGTGGAGGAAGAGGAAAACGATCTGCCGTTTCCGCTTAACATCCGCATGTCGGTGAGCGGCTGGAAGCTGTTGTTCTTCGAGGACGAGGAATTTGTGACCGACCCGGATCGCTCCGAGGCATGGAACCGTGGCCGTTTCCTCGTTGACGGGCCGCTGCACTGTGGCGGCTGTCACACCGGCAAGAACATCCTCGGTGCCAGCAAAGATGATGAATACCTGCGCGGCGGTACGCTGGAGAATTGGTTCGCCCCGAACATCCGCGGCGGTGAGAATGGCGGCATTGCGCATTGGAGCGAGGACGACATCTTCGAGTTCCTGAAATACGGACGCGCCAAACACACCGCCCCGATGCAGCGCATGGGGGAGGTTGTTTCGATCTCGACCCAGTTTCTGGAAGGGAAAGACCTGCGGTCCGTCGCCACCTATCTCAAAACCCTCGACGACACGGCGCGCGCGTCGGAAGAGGCCCCCGAGACGGCGCGAATGGAGGCCGGGGAAGGGCTTTACTTCGACAATTGCGCCGCCTGCCACGTGGCCGATGCCTCGGGCGTGCCCTATTTCTTCGCCCCGCTCAGCACGTCGAACAAACTACACGCCAAGGATCCTTCGACAGCGATCCGTGTCATCCTCGGCGGCGCCCGCGCCCAGCCGACCGAAACGATCCCCAGCATGCTGGCCATGCCACCCTTCGCGTGGAAACTCACCGACGCGCAGATCGCCGACTTGCTGACCTACCTGCGCAATACCGGGGACCGTCAGAGCGGCGCGGTCTCTGCTGAGGCCGTGGCCGAGATGCGCGAATATCTAGCTGAGGAATATTGA
- a CDS encoding DUF2231 domain-containing protein, which yields MSEQSNETGEDRLIDPIASQPGYEETETRIALEGHPIHAMSVAFPIALSFCLLGADLLYWWTGDAFWARAALWAAGTAFFFGVLAGFSGAAELLLVSGIRSRAAAWTHAIIAVTLLSVLGANWGHRLYGYEAAVLPYGILLSGLGAVMVGFTGWHGGKLVFDYRLGTSKGN from the coding sequence ATGAGCGAGCAAAGCAATGAGACGGGCGAGGACCGGTTGATCGACCCGATCGCCTCTCAGCCCGGCTATGAAGAGACCGAGACCCGCATCGCGCTTGAGGGCCACCCGATCCACGCCATGAGCGTGGCCTTTCCCATCGCGCTGTCCTTCTGCTTGCTGGGGGCCGATCTGCTCTATTGGTGGACCGGCGATGCCTTTTGGGCGCGGGCGGCCCTCTGGGCGGCGGGGACGGCGTTCTTCTTTGGCGTGCTGGCGGGATTTTCCGGCGCTGCTGAACTCTTGCTGGTGAGCGGCATCCGCTCCCGCGCTGCCGCTTGGACCCATGCGATCATCGCCGTGACCTTGCTGTCGGTCTTGGGCGCAAATTGGGGCCACCGGCTCTATGGCTATGAGGCGGCGGTGCTGCCTTACGGCATCCTCCTGTCGGGGCTGGGCGCGGTGATGGTGGGGTTCACGGGTTGGCATGGGGGCAAATTGGTCTTTGATTATCGTTTGGGCACGTCGAAGGGCAATTGA
- a CDS encoding cytochrome c oxidase assembly protein encodes MLSDAWIRTYCGPAPGPEDFWFRWNFDPLLLAALSLLFFVVLRARSCHGLAAVGVLVLAFVSPLCALSSALFSARVVHHVLLVAVAAPLLARAWPSRRAGGAMAAFAVSTVVLWGWHLPVAYDLALSHVGVYWLMQISLLGAALWFWRAVFSPGCTPVEALTLLIAGFAQMGLLGAILTFAPEALYAAHAVAPMDWGFSPLADQQLGGILMWVPAGLPYAVVAGAVARRGWATLRAGSA; translated from the coding sequence TTGCTCAGCGATGCTTGGATCCGAACCTATTGTGGACCGGCACCGGGGCCGGAGGATTTTTGGTTTCGCTGGAACTTCGATCCGCTCCTTCTCGCCGCTCTGTCCCTGCTCTTCTTCGTTGTCCTGCGCGCGCGCAGCTGCCACGGATTGGCTGCCGTGGGCGTTCTGGTGCTGGCCTTCGTCTCGCCCCTCTGTGCGCTTTCCTCGGCTCTGTTTTCGGCGCGGGTGGTGCATCACGTGCTGCTCGTCGCCGTGGCTGCGCCGCTGCTGGCCCGCGCATGGCCCTCGCGGCGGGCGGGTGGTGCGATGGCGGCCTTTGCGGTCTCGACCGTGGTGCTTTGGGGCTGGCATCTGCCGGTGGCCTATGACCTCGCGCTCTCGCATGTCGGGGTGTACTGGCTGATGCAGATTAGCCTGCTCGGCGCTGCCTTATGGTTCTGGCGCGCTGTCTTTTCCCCCGGCTGCACACCTGTCGAGGCGCTGACCCTGCTCATCGCCGGTTTTGCCCAGATGGGTCTTTTGGGGGCGATCCTGACCTTCGCGCCCGAGGCTCTTTATGCCGCCCATGCCGTTGCCCCCATGGACTGGGGCTTCTCGCCGCTGGCCGACCAGCAGCTTGGCGGCATCCTGATGTGGGTGCCCGCGGGACTGCCCTATGCGGTCGTCGCCGGGGCCGTGGCACGGCGCGGATGGGCGACCCTGCGGGCGGGCAGCGCGTGA
- a CDS encoding GMC family oxidoreductase — protein sequence MTKQLPKVDVVLVGFGWTGAIYAEKLTAAGMEVLALERGPWRDTPTDFATTFAQDELRYYWRHGMFQEASQSTVTFRNNGAQTALPMRHWGSFLPGNGVGGSGVHWNGQTYRFLPSDFVAKSHNEERYGPLPEGMTVQDYGVTYDELEPHFDYFEKICGISGTAGNLRGDIREGGNPFEGPRSDDYPNPPMQMTFSQDRFEASARDMGLNPFPVPSANMSRAYVNPLGMQLAPCTYCGFCEKHGCGNYSKSSPQTTIIPVLMKRENFTLRTDSEVLSVEKSPDDTRTTGVTYVDTSGEEFFQPAEVVVLCAYPLENARLMLLSDIGTPYDPQTGEGVVGKNYCYQVMSGATVFYDEEYTNGFVGAGALGMAVDEYNGDNFDHSGLGFIGGGYIACYTTNARPIESHPVPEGVPGWGSEWKQSVRANFLKTTNVGVHGASMAHRSNYLDLDPTYTDRHGRPLLRMTYDFTLNDRRLTAHLTPVAEEIARGMGGREVNVAERKGSYDSMPYQTTHNTGGTIMGTDPQMSVCNRYCQSWDLHNLFVAGAGLFPQNAGYNPTGTVAALAYWSVAAIIDQYMADPGPLVQA from the coding sequence ATGACGAAGCAGCTTCCAAAGGTCGACGTGGTTCTGGTCGGTTTCGGCTGGACCGGGGCGATCTACGCCGAGAAGCTGACCGCCGCCGGGATGGAGGTGCTGGCGCTGGAACGCGGCCCGTGGCGCGACACGCCCACGGATTTCGCCACCACCTTCGCGCAGGACGAACTGCGCTATTACTGGCGCCACGGCATGTTCCAGGAAGCCTCGCAATCCACCGTCACTTTCCGCAACAACGGCGCACAGACGGCGCTGCCGATGCGGCACTGGGGGTCCTTCCTGCCGGGCAACGGAGTGGGCGGCTCGGGCGTGCATTGGAACGGCCAGACTTACCGTTTCCTGCCATCGGATTTCGTCGCGAAAAGCCATAACGAGGAACGCTATGGCCCGCTGCCCGAGGGGATGACGGTGCAGGACTACGGCGTCACCTATGACGAGTTGGAGCCGCATTTCGACTATTTCGAGAAGATCTGCGGCATCTCCGGCACGGCGGGCAACCTGCGGGGTGACATCCGTGAGGGCGGCAACCCTTTCGAGGGGCCGCGCAGCGATGACTACCCCAATCCGCCGATGCAGATGACCTTTTCGCAGGACCGGTTCGAGGCTTCGGCGCGGGATATGGGGTTGAACCCTTTCCCCGTGCCCTCGGCCAATATGTCGCGCGCCTATGTCAATCCGCTGGGGATGCAGCTGGCCCCCTGCACCTATTGTGGCTTTTGCGAGAAACACGGCTGCGGCAACTATTCCAAATCCTCGCCGCAGACCACGATTATCCCGGTTTTGATGAAGCGGGAGAATTTCACCCTACGCACGGATTCCGAAGTGCTCTCGGTCGAGAAATCCCCCGATGACACCCGCACCACTGGCGTCACATACGTCGACACCAGCGGCGAGGAATTCTTCCAGCCCGCCGAGGTCGTGGTGCTCTGTGCTTACCCGCTTGAGAACGCCCGGCTGATGCTCTTGTCCGATATCGGCACGCCCTATGATCCGCAGACCGGTGAAGGCGTGGTGGGCAAGAACTACTGCTATCAGGTGATGTCCGGCGCGACGGTCTTTTACGATGAGGAATATACCAACGGCTTTGTCGGCGCGGGCGCGCTCGGCATGGCGGTGGATGAATACAATGGCGACAATTTCGACCATTCCGGGCTGGGCTTTATCGGGGGCGGCTATATCGCCTGCTATACCACCAACGCGCGGCCCATCGAAAGCCATCCGGTGCCTGAGGGCGTGCCGGGCTGGGGCAGTGAATGGAAACAGTCGGTCCGGGCCAATTTCCTCAAGACCACCAACGTGGGCGTGCACGGCGCCTCGATGGCGCATCGCAGCAATTACCTCGATCTTGATCCCACCTATACCGACCGACATGGCAGGCCGCTCTTGCGCATGACCTATGATTTCACGCTGAACGACCGCCGGCTGACTGCCCATCTCACCCCGGTGGCCGAAGAGATTGCCCGAGGCATGGGCGGCCGTGAAGTCAACGTGGCCGAGCGCAAGGGATCCTACGACTCGATGCCCTATCAAACCACGCATAACACCGGCGGCACGATCATGGGGACCGACCCGCAGATGAGCGTCTGCAACCGCTATTGTCAGAGTTGGGACCTGCACAACCTCTTCGTCGCCGGGGCAGGGCTGTTTCCCCAAAACGCGGGCTACAACCCGACCGGCACCGTGGCGGCGCTGGCCTATTGGTCGGTCGCGGCGATCATCGATCAATATATGGCCGATCCCGGCCCGCTGGTGCAGGCATGA
- a CDS encoding gluconate 2-dehydrogenase subunit 3 family protein produces the protein MSFPTRRKILKSLLFGGTAIAAPSAVFGAIYGRGEGMPWEPLKGQPPYYGTQEDRFFTPDEREAVAAICARLIPSDGDGPGAVEADVITFLDRQMAGFYGRGQHWYMKGPFLEGTATQGYQSEHPPAELYRHALAELDAYCRAQQEAGFAALSAAQQDEILKGMDDEEITFDPVSAKAFFDLILKNTIEGYFADPIYGGNRDMVAWHYVGFPGTRYDYRDFVGHNGARIDLPPVSLMGRPGWNSSE, from the coding sequence TTGTCTTTTCCGACGCGCCGCAAAATTCTGAAATCCCTGCTGTTCGGCGGCACCGCCATCGCCGCCCCTTCGGCTGTCTTCGGCGCGATCTATGGCCGGGGCGAGGGGATGCCTTGGGAGCCCCTGAAGGGCCAGCCGCCGTATTACGGCACCCAAGAGGATCGGTTCTTTACCCCCGATGAACGCGAGGCCGTCGCCGCGATCTGCGCGCGGCTGATCCCCTCGGATGGGGACGGGCCGGGGGCGGTTGAGGCTGATGTGATCACCTTCCTCGACCGGCAGATGGCGGGGTTCTATGGCCGTGGGCAGCATTGGTACATGAAGGGCCCCTTCCTCGAAGGCACGGCGACCCAAGGCTATCAAAGCGAGCACCCCCCGGCAGAGCTCTACCGCCACGCGCTTGCCGAACTTGACGCCTATTGCCGCGCACAGCAGGAAGCGGGTTTTGCCGCGCTGAGCGCGGCGCAACAGGACGAGATCCTCAAAGGTATGGACGACGAGGAAATCACCTTCGACCCGGTCTCGGCCAAGGCGTTCTTTGACCTGATCCTGAAAAACACCATCGAAGGCTATTTCGCCGATCCGATCTACGGCGGCAACCGGGACATGGTGGCGTGGCACTACGTCGGCTTCCCCGGCACCCGCTATGATTACCGCGATTTCGTGGGCCACAACGGCGCGCGCATTGATCTGCCGCCGGTCAGCCTAATGGGCCGTCCCGGCTGGAACAGCTCTGAATAA